A segment of the Dermacentor andersoni chromosome 5, qqDerAnde1_hic_scaffold, whole genome shotgun sequence genome:
TTATAAAATTTTCAAACACTAGCATTTCCATGATGTCGCATATGGTGGCGATTACACTGTACAGCGTCCTATCAATTCCACATCGCGGTGCCTCGCGTCTCTTAAGTTTCGAGACGACTCACTGCGTAATAATGTGTCACAGTCCATCACGCGAGGTATACATATTGCTTCGAGACATGTGTTAGCCACCTGACCGGCGTAGTCTACCTGGTTCTCTTCGAAATGTTTCGTAAATCCCGCAGCAAGGCCTTTTACGTAGGTCACGTGGAAAAAAGTACATCAGGTACTGACTGCAAGAAAGCACATTTTCGCATGCACTTGCATAGATTGTATACGTAAaaatccaaaaaaaaaataagcagtaACAGTCACAAGTTGATTCTACGATAATTGGCAACCAATACTAATGTGCGAAGCTCTCTTCGGCGTTAATGGCGTCCAAACAACACCAAACAGGACCCTGCTCGCGCGGCTCATTCTTCCCGCTCGATGGCCACCAGCGTCCGACCCTCAGTCTCAGGCAGCAGGAATAGCAAAGCAAGGGTGAGCAAGGCCAACACCAGGGCGGCATAGATGTGCGCGTTCCGCAGGCGCATCAGCGTCTGGAACTGGTCGTTGAAACGAACCAGGAGGAAGGCGAGAAGCCACCGAGTGGCCCAGACTGATGACGCGCCCAGGTATCGCAGCCAGGATGGTCCCGAACAGAGTTCGGCCGTTAGCAGCGGCGGCAGGTGGCAGAGGCCCACCGAATAGCTCAGCACGAGAATGTTGACCGAGTAGACGGAGCTCCAGTTGGTCTCACCCGGAGGCTCCGCCGTCGACCACTGACTGCGACCACGGCGCCAAGAACAGCGAGAATATCAATCGCTTCTTCTCTCAAAAGAAGCGGATCGTTTCaaatctctctttttttctttgtttcgagCGATAAATATTTGCACGCGAGGTCAAATGAAAGAAGACAAGTGAACTCCTTGCCTGGTCTGGTCCGCTCACATGTTGCAGATGGTCATTAACTACGCAACATGTAAAATACAACGCGCGTATTGCGTTTTGCTCCTTTCTATTAATAACGGACCGTCTAAAGCAataactgcgtttttttttcttctgtctgtCTCTTTAACGATGCGGTCATTACATTAAGTATGAACCGCTAGCCCGAGAACAAGTTCCGCTAAGACAATATCTACCGTGTATCATATCGTTCGCTAAAGCAGAATGCTATAGTTAATAGCACAAAGACAGTAGTGCAATCGGTAAACAATCGACAGAACAGGATGGTGATGGCAGTGGTGGTGCCACCGCGACTAAATATTAACTGCCGCAGCCTTTGCCTAATGTCTCCAAGGCAATGCGAAAGAATCGCGAGTACCTCGTCCGGGCCGTGGTAAGCCCGCTGAAATATCGGCCCCGTAAGATTTTACATTCAGGCAAATCATTCTGCCGGTTCTTTTGAGATTCGCAGGCGCGAGAGTGACACGAAATCTCAGCCATAGCACCAAGTGACAGCGCTGACCACTCAATATCGCTCAACTGTATTTTTCTAACAGCGCTTTCAGCGCTTACACTAGGAACACTTCTCTGCGCACGACGCTTTTCTGGAGCCTAGATTGCTGTTGTTCCCGTCAAAAATAAGTCGGTATATAAAGAAAATTAAGTatatttcgctttaaaaacacgaCTGCTTCTTCAAATCCTATAGCAAGTTTAATAGTAAAAGGTTCTACAATCATGGCCGCAGCTGTATAGCATAGTAAAGTTCCGACGATTTCTtccctcccttctttttttttttttgcatggtttTAGGTTCCACACTAgaaatgtacacccgtgagcaaaagtatacggaccagggatcgCGCGATAAAGATGATTTTTTCCTCTGCCTGTGAATGCAATTTGAAATTGAGGACTgtagtccaaacttggcattgcgaaccttccagtgtactcgtcaatttcagtttatgcgGGTTAATTACAAAGAAATTTAGTCTTTTTCgagaccctgtggtccgtatacttttgcccACGGGTGTACAACAAGGTGGCAACGATACCCAGAAGGAACGAGAATCAGATTAGCGTGAGCGATCCCCGTACCTTCTTTATTGAGTCCTTGTCCTATGGTGGGTTTTCACTGCGTGGTGTTTAGGAATTATGGCTCATAACAAACAGACTCCAAACATCACGCGTATTTAAGACATCAACTACatttaatttcaataaaacgaggtgctgggctagctggtgatgcattctttaaaactgatggtataccgctaaaagggacgaacacacggtgaaaagacgacacgacgac
Coding sequences within it:
- the LOC129384780 gene encoding solute carrier family 2, facilitated glucose transporter member 8-like, whose amino-acid sequence is MEGQVKDMPAVLAAVIMTAMHVSFAVLFTSLTRPTGRRQLLCVSALLEVFCFAAFPPFEHLAFGQWSTAEPPGETNWSSVYSVNILVLSYSVGLCHLPPLLTAELCSGPSWLRYLGASSVWATRWLLAFLLVRFNDQFQTLMRLRNAHIYAALVLALLTLALLFLLPETEGRTLVAIEREE